The DNA sequence AGACCCTGGGCCTCGTGGGAGGCAAGTACGTGGAGCTGAGCGGCGGGACGCCCGGGTCGAGCCTGCTCGGACCGAACGAGTCGCTGGTGGGGGAGGAGCCGCTCAAGCTCGAGGACGTGACCAAGGCCGCCCTCGACGTGGTCGCGAAGCTCCAGAACATCGCGACCAACCTGAACCGGGCGCTGGGAGACCCCGAGCTCGCGAGATCCCTCAAGACGACGGTCCAGAACCTGCAGGAGGCATCGGGGAACATCAAGGTCATGACTGCCAGCAAGGACGACGTTGCCCAGACGCTCAAGAATCTGCCCGCCCTCGTGAAGAAGCTCGATGAAAGCGCAACCAGCCTTCAGGCATTGACCAAAAAAACGGACGCCCTCGTGGGGGAGAACAAGAAGAACGTCGACGCCATGATGCAGAGCCTCCGCGACACGGCGCAGAACCTCAAGGAGACCACGGATGACGTGAAGAGCCATCCCTGGAAACTGCTCCGGAAACCGTAGTGAACCAGGAGACAGGGAGGTAAGGAAGGTGAAAGGTCAGGAAGCCGTGATACCGCTTCAACTTCCTCTCCTCCCGTCCCGGCTATTTGAGCTGTTTGAATAAGGAGTCAGCATGAGCATCCAGGCCATCAAGGGCGTGAAGGACGTGCTTCCCGCCGATATTCATCTCTGGCAGCATCTTGAATCGACCGCGCGGTCATTATTCGAAGATTACGGGTTCACCGAGATCAGGGTCCCCGTATTCGAATACACCGAGCTGTTCGCGCGGAGCATCGGCGCGTCGACGGACATCGTGGAAAAGGAGATGTACACCTTCGAGGACCGCGACGGGAAAAAGATCACCCTGAGACCCGAGGGGACCGCCGGCACGGTACGCGCGTTCGTGGAACATAAGCTGTACGTCGATGCGCAGCTCACGAAGCTGTACTACCTTGGCCCCATGTTCCGGCACGAGCGGCCGCAGAAAGGCCGCTACCGCCAGTTCTACCAGATCGGGGTCGAGGCGCTGGGGATCGATCATCCCCACGTAGACATCGAGATCCTGGTCATGCTGCACACCCTGTTCGCGAAGCTCGGCATACCTGGCCTGACGCTCCAGATCAACTCCCTGGGGGACGGTGTTTGCCGCGGGGGCTACCGGGATGCGCTGAAGGAGTATCTTAAGGGAAAGCTGCCGGAACTCTGTGCTGATTGCCAGCGGCGGTACGAGACGAACCCGCTCCGGGTGCTGGACTGCAAGGTGGACGCGGACAAGTTCGCAGATTCTCCGGTCATGCTGGACCATCTCTGCGGACCCTGCAAGGCACACTTCGAAACGGTCGAAAGCGGGCTCACCAGCCTGGGCGTCCCCTTCACCGTGAACCCACGCCTCGTCCGCGGCCTTGACTACTACACCCGCACGACATTCGAACTCGTCATGGGCCAGATGGGCGCGCAGAACACGGTCGCGGCCGGGGGACGCTATGACGGCCTGGTAAAGGAGATCGGCGGACCCGAAACGCCCGGCATCGGTTTCGCGCTCGGGGTCGAGCGTGCGGTGTCCCTCATGGACGCGTCGCGGCTTCGGCAGCCCCGTCCGGACCTGTTCCTCTCCGCGCTCGGCGAGCAGGCCGTTGCGTTCGTGCTGCCCCTGATACACGCTCTCCGGGCGGCCGGCATCCGGGTCGAGACCGATTACACGGGTGCGAGCCTCAAGAGCCAGATGAAGAAGGCGGACAAGTCGGGTGCCGCGCACACGCTGATCGTGGGAGACCAGGAACTGCAGTCGAAGACCGGCATTCTCCGCAACATGCAGACCAAAGAGCAGGTCACGGTGCCCCTTGACGCTCTTGTCGGAGAGATGAAGGCGAGAGGGGGACGCGGATAACACCGGAAGGAGCGGATTCCGGCTTCGAGGGGTCCGTCCTTTTCGGAGTATTCGCGTTCTTTTCCATTCCGGGGAGCATTCATGAAGGTTGGTGTCATATCGGATACTCACGTACCTGTTGTCGGCACCTCGCTTCCCGCCGCTGTGTTCGAACTTTTCAAAGGAGTTGACCTGATACTCCACGCCGGCGATATCGTCGACCTGTCGGTCCTCGAGGAGCTTAGGGTGGTCGCGCCCGTCGAGGCCGTGGCAGGGAACATGGATGATGCAGAAGCGCAGGCCCGTCTTCCGCGGAAGAAAGTCCTCAGGCTCGGGAAGTTCGCCATCGGCCTTATCCACGGCAAGTACAGGATCGACGTGCAGCGGGAGATGATCAGGAAAGAGTTCGACCAGGTCGACCTCATCGTCTACGGCCATTCCCATGTGCCATTCTGGGGGCTGGCGGATGGCGTCTACTATCTGAACCCCGGCAGCCCGACGGACAAACGCTACGCGCCCTACAACTCGGTCGCCCTCCTCCACATCGGCGATGAACTTCGGGCGGAGATCATCCGGATCTGAAGCGGACGTCAGCTTCCGCGGACCGGTTCCCCTTCAGGCGTGCGCGCAGACGTTGTCGCGGATCCAATCTGATTTTCTCTTTTCCGCAGAGCATTTGCTCCTTCCTCCGCTCGATCCAAAAGCGATCGTCATGATCTTCAAAACAGCGCCTGAGGTATTTTGAGTTGCAATGCCCGACTGTTTATGATATTTTTGAAAACATATGGCGGTTGAGAAGATAAAGTTCGGAACATCGGGATGGCGCGGCGTCATCGCCGATGATTTCACCTCCGCGCGGGTCAGGGCGGTGACGCAGGCCATCGCCGACCATCTCGGTGCGCAGGGGCTGAAGGACAAGGGCGTCATCGTGGGGTACGATACGCGCTTCCTGTCCGAACGCTTTGCCGTTGAATCGGTAAGGGTGCTCGCGGCCAACGGCATCCGCTCCTTTCTTTCGAACCGCGACTCTCCCACTCCCGCGGTGGCCTTCGAGATCATCCGGAGAAAGGCCGCAGGCGGCATCAATTTCACCGCCAGCCACAACCCCCCTGAATACAACGGCCTCAAATTCTCCGCGGCATGGGGCGGCCCCGCCCTGCCCGAAACGACCAAAGACATAGAAACCCGCGCGAATGCCCTCGTCGACAAGAACTCGGTCCCGGCCATGCCGCTCGCGGAAGCGAGGCAGAAGGGCATGGTGGAGGACGCTGACCTGCGGCGGTTCTACCTGGACGATCTCCGCAAGAAGATCGATTTCGAGCCGATCAGGAAAGCAAAGCTCAAGATCGGTGCCGACCTGCTCTATGGGACGGGCAGGGACTATCTGGACACGCTGCTGCGCGAGGCGGGATGCTCCGTATCCGTCGTGCACGGGCACCGCGATGCGTTCTTCGGAGGCAGGTCGCCCGAGCCGTCTGAAGAGAACCTGGCGGAGCTGGTCGAAACGATCAGAAAGGGACGGCTCGACCTGGGGCTGGCTGTTGACGGGGACGCCGACCGCTTCGGCGTCGTGGACAGCGACGGGACCTGCATCAACCCGAACCAGGTCCTTGCCCTGCTCCTGGACTACCTCTGCCGCACGCGCGGCTGGAAAGGCGGCGCCGCCCGCTCCATCGCAACCTCCCACCTCGTGGATGCGGTGGCAAAGAAACACGGCATCGAGGTCTACGAGACCGGCGTGGGGTTCAAGTACATCGGCGATCTTCTCGTGCAGGGCAAGATCATCTTCGGAGGCGAGGAAAGCGCCGGTCTGACCATGAAGGACCATGTCCCGGAAAAGGACGGCATCCTTGCCTGCCTCCTGGTTGCCGAAATGGTCGCAAGCGAGAAAAAATCGATCCGGGAAATGCTGAAGCGGCTCTACAAGGAGGTAGGGACGATCCTGAACGAACGGATCGACATCCACCTGACCGAAGCGAACCGGAAGGCGGTCGGCGAACGCCTGAGCCAGCCGCTCAGCGAACTGGGGGACCTGCGGGTCAAGGGCAAGAAGACCACGGCCGATGGCACCAAGTATATGCTCGAGGACGACAGCTGGGTGCTGATGCGCGCCTCGGGAACGGAGCCGGTGGTCCGGGTCTATGTGGAAGCCGGGTCCGAGGAACTGGTGAAGGAACTCGTCAACGCCGGCAGGGCTTTCGTTCTGGGACAGTAGGAGCCACACCCGGACAAGTCTGGATTAAAATACACCCTGCACTCGTTATGGTCGCGCCTTCATAGCCTGCTGTTGCCGTATCGCGGCCGCAGGCAAGAACAGACTGCGTAGCCACACCCAACATTCGCGCTTTGCACTCATGAGCGTCGGGTGCAAGCTCGTAGGCACCGGGTGCCGGCGAAGAGATTCGAAGACAAGATCAGAACAGTGCGCTAACTTCAACTTCGTGCACTTCGTTTTTTTCGTGGTAAATTTCTGCCAATCGAGCAAGGGGGGTTCATGAGCGAGATCATCGATGTGTACGCGCGAGAGGTACTGGATTCGAGGGGCAACCCGACAATAGAGGCCGATGTCATTCTGGAGAGCGGGGCCATGGGCCGCGCCATTGTACCGAGCGGCGCATCCACGGGCGAGCGCGAAGCGCTCGAGCTCCGCGACGGCGGCAAGCGCTACCTGGGCAAGGGAGTGCAGAGGGCCGTGAACAACGTGATCGAGGTGATCGCGCCGGTCATCAGCGGGATGGATGCCTCGGAGCAGGCGGTTATCGACAGGACCATGATCGAGCTGGACGGCACGGAGACCAAGAAAAAACTGGGCGCCAATGCTCTCCTTGCCGTATCTATGGCTGTTGCGAAGGCAGCCGCCGAGGACGCGGGGCTGCCGCTCTACCATTACCTCGGCGGTCCGAACGCGAAGGAGTTGCCGGTCCCGATGATGAACGTGCTGAACGGAGGAGCACACGCGGACAACAACGTTGACTTCCAGGAGTTCATGATCATCCCGGCGGGCGCAAAGACCTGTGCCGATGCTATCAGGATCGGCGCGGAAGTCTTCCATAACCTGAAGTCGGTGCTGAAGAAAAAAGGGTACAACACCGCCGTCGGCGACGAAGGCGGGTTCGCTCCGAACCTTCGGTCGAACGAGGAGGCCTGCCAGGTCATCCTTGAAGCGGTCCAGAAGGCGGGATACAAAGCGGGCAGGGACGTGTTCCTGGGACTTGACGTCGCCTCCAGCGAGTTCTACGAGAAGGGCGTCTACGACATGAAGGGCGAGGGCAAGAAGATGTCCTCGGACAAGATGATCAAGTTCTACGAGAGCTGGATCCGTCAGTATCCGATCATCTCCATCGAGGACGGCATGTCCGAAAAGGACTGGAAGGGCTGGAAGCTGCTGACGGACCATCTGGGGAGCAGGGTCCAGCTCGTGGGAGACGATATCTTCGTCACGAACACCACAATCTTCAAACAGGGAATCGAGCAGGGCATCGCGAACTCGATCCTGATCAAGCTGAACCAGATCGGAACGCTCACGGAGACCCTCGACGCCATCGAGATGGCGAAGCGCGCCGGGTACACGGCCGTTGTCTCGCACCGCTCGGGCGAGACCGAGGACTCGACGATCGCCGATCTTGCCGTGGCCGCGAACACGGGACAGATCAAGACAGGCTCGCTCTCGCGTACGGACCGCATCGCCAAGTACAACCAGCTCATCCGCATCGAGGAAGAGCTCGGCGATGCTGCGGTGTATCGAGGCAAGGACGTGTTCTCCCGTATCAGTATGAAAAAATGAGAAAGAAGCAGTGAAGCCGGAGATCATGATGATCTCCGGCTTTTTCCTTGGAACGCGTACGGCAGGTCGGCATAACGATC is a window from the Nitrospirota bacterium genome containing:
- a CDS encoding phosphoglucomutase/phosphomannomutase family protein; translation: MAVEKIKFGTSGWRGVIADDFTSARVRAVTQAIADHLGAQGLKDKGVIVGYDTRFLSERFAVESVRVLAANGIRSFLSNRDSPTPAVAFEIIRRKAAGGINFTASHNPPEYNGLKFSAAWGGPALPETTKDIETRANALVDKNSVPAMPLAEARQKGMVEDADLRRFYLDDLRKKIDFEPIRKAKLKIGADLLYGTGRDYLDTLLREAGCSVSVVHGHRDAFFGGRSPEPSEENLAELVETIRKGRLDLGLAVDGDADRFGVVDSDGTCINPNQVLALLLDYLCRTRGWKGGAARSIATSHLVDAVAKKHGIEVYETGVGFKYIGDLLVQGKIIFGGEESAGLTMKDHVPEKDGILACLLVAEMVASEKKSIREMLKRLYKEVGTILNERIDIHLTEANRKAVGERLSQPLSELGDLRVKGKKTTADGTKYMLEDDSWVLMRASGTEPVVRVYVEAGSEELVKELVNAGRAFVLGQ
- a CDS encoding MlaD family protein, which gives rise to MDYRRTEIRAGIFLLLAFVILVIMVFAVSDVQSLFKKKKEVSVLFAFSDGIEKNAPVRYAGMKVGKVENVRVAPAQNDRIEVTLSVYSDTAIQKDTRAAIKTLGLVGGKYVELSGGTPGSSLLGPNESLVGEEPLKLEDVTKAALDVVAKLQNIATNLNRALGDPELARSLKTTVQNLQEASGNIKVMTASKDDVAQTLKNLPALVKKLDESATSLQALTKKTDALVGENKKNVDAMMQSLRDTAQNLKETTDDVKSHPWKLLRKP
- the hisS gene encoding histidine--tRNA ligase, whose product is MSIQAIKGVKDVLPADIHLWQHLESTARSLFEDYGFTEIRVPVFEYTELFARSIGASTDIVEKEMYTFEDRDGKKITLRPEGTAGTVRAFVEHKLYVDAQLTKLYYLGPMFRHERPQKGRYRQFYQIGVEALGIDHPHVDIEILVMLHTLFAKLGIPGLTLQINSLGDGVCRGGYRDALKEYLKGKLPELCADCQRRYETNPLRVLDCKVDADKFADSPVMLDHLCGPCKAHFETVESGLTSLGVPFTVNPRLVRGLDYYTRTTFELVMGQMGAQNTVAAGGRYDGLVKEIGGPETPGIGFALGVERAVSLMDASRLRQPRPDLFLSALGEQAVAFVLPLIHALRAAGIRVETDYTGASLKSQMKKADKSGAAHTLIVGDQELQSKTGILRNMQTKEQVTVPLDALVGEMKARGGRG
- the eno gene encoding phosphopyruvate hydratase encodes the protein MSEIIDVYAREVLDSRGNPTIEADVILESGAMGRAIVPSGASTGEREALELRDGGKRYLGKGVQRAVNNVIEVIAPVISGMDASEQAVIDRTMIELDGTETKKKLGANALLAVSMAVAKAAAEDAGLPLYHYLGGPNAKELPVPMMNVLNGGAHADNNVDFQEFMIIPAGAKTCADAIRIGAEVFHNLKSVLKKKGYNTAVGDEGGFAPNLRSNEEACQVILEAVQKAGYKAGRDVFLGLDVASSEFYEKGVYDMKGEGKKMSSDKMIKFYESWIRQYPIISIEDGMSEKDWKGWKLLTDHLGSRVQLVGDDIFVTNTTIFKQGIEQGIANSILIKLNQIGTLTETLDAIEMAKRAGYTAVVSHRSGETEDSTIADLAVAANTGQIKTGSLSRTDRIAKYNQLIRIEEELGDAAVYRGKDVFSRISMKK
- a CDS encoding metallophosphoesterase family protein, which codes for MKVGVISDTHVPVVGTSLPAAVFELFKGVDLILHAGDIVDLSVLEELRVVAPVEAVAGNMDDAEAQARLPRKKVLRLGKFAIGLIHGKYRIDVQREMIRKEFDQVDLIVYGHSHVPFWGLADGVYYLNPGSPTDKRYAPYNSVALLHIGDELRAEIIRI